The window GAGAGATCCTGACCGACACCGCTCTGCTGACCGACTGCGACCTGCGGCCCCCGCAGGTCGTCCGGCTGTTCGACGGGCTGGCCGACGAGCCGCCGCTGACCGTCGACGCCGCCCGCGACCGCCTCGGCGACGGCGATATCTGATCGAAAATTCGATTTCTCCCCTCGAAATCGAACGATCGGATCGGAATTCGAGATCGGTCGGTGCTATTTGCGCCGAAGCGAACCGGCTTGGGACGGCTATCCAAATAATCGCGCAGATGATCGACTATCGACCGAAACTGTCGACGGACGTGGTGGTATGACCGAGGAACTCGTCCCCGGCGAGGTGCGGACGGCGGCGGGCACAGTGACGATCAACGAGGGCCGCGAGACGACGGAGGTGACCGTCGGCAACGCGGGCGACCGGCCGGTGCAGGTCGGCTCGCACTTCCACTTCTTCGAGGCCAACGCGGCCCTGGCGTTCGACCGCGAGGCCGCCTTCGGGAAGCGCCTGAACATCCCCGCTGGGACGGCGGTCCGGTTCGAGCCCGGCGACGAGCAGACGGTCGAACTCGTCGCCATCGGCGGCAAGCGGGTCGCCCACGGGATGAACGGGCTCGTGAACGGGAGCGTCGACGGCGACGCCGCGGCGGCAGTCGAGCGCGCCCACCGGCAGGGCTTCGGCGGCATCCCCGACCAGGCCGGGAAGCTCGACAGCGACGGTTCCGGCGAAGCGACCGCTGACGA of the Halosimplex halophilum genome contains:
- a CDS encoding urease subunit beta, whose protein sequence is MTEELVPGEVRTAAGTVTINEGRETTEVTVGNAGDRPVQVGSHFHFFEANAALAFDREAAFGKRLNIPAGTAVRFEPGDEQTVELVAIGGKRVAHGMNGLVNGSVDGDAAAAVERAHRQGFGGIPDQAGKLDSDGSGEATADEEDEP